A genomic segment from Desulfallas thermosapovorans DSM 6562 encodes:
- the folB gene encoding dihydroneopterin aldolase, which translates to MDKIIMSSMTFYGYHGVLPQERELGQQFVVDLELQLDLRGPGKTDDPGQTVDYAGVYETVRRVVTGTPCKLIEAVAEQIAGAVLRQFAVQQVLVRVKKPAAPVPGQFGYMAVEIVRSQAKAVAGQ; encoded by the coding sequence ATGGATAAAATAATAATGAGCAGTATGACCTTTTACGGGTACCACGGTGTATTGCCCCAGGAACGGGAACTGGGGCAACAGTTCGTGGTGGACCTGGAACTGCAATTGGATTTGCGCGGGCCGGGAAAGACCGATGACCCCGGTCAAACGGTGGATTATGCCGGCGTATACGAAACGGTGCGCCGGGTGGTAACCGGTACGCCCTGTAAACTTATAGAAGCGGTGGCCGAGCAAATTGCCGGCGCGGTGCTGCGGCAATTTGCCGTGCAGCAGGTGCTGGTACGGGTTAAAAAACCCGCCGCCCCGGTGCCGGGGCAGTTTGGTTATATGGCCGTGGAAATTGTTCGCTCTCAAGCTAAGGCGGTGGCCGGGCAGTGA
- a CDS encoding YmaF family protein, protein MSENKTQGYQFTDDMARMHVHEHTGLTSCNEGHCHIHPGVTGPPIPDGSSHYHQIIGQTTYDRGHYHVYNACSGPAVMLPCGQHTHFASFRTSFNLGHDHMIEGYVKAAPGETHPHKPCYSPYDTGETPGTATQSK, encoded by the coding sequence ATGTCGGAAAATAAAACCCAGGGCTACCAGTTTACAGACGATATGGCCCGGATGCATGTCCATGAGCATACCGGCCTGACCAGTTGCAACGAGGGTCACTGTCACATCCACCCGGGGGTAACCGGGCCACCTATACCGGATGGTTCCAGCCATTATCACCAGATTATTGGTCAAACAACCTATGACCGGGGCCATTATCATGTTTATAATGCCTGTTCCGGCCCGGCCGTAATGCTGCCGTGCGGCCAGCACACCCATTTTGCTTCATTCCGCACCAGTTTCAACTTAGGCCATGACCACATGATCGAAGGTTACGTCAAAGCCGCTCCGGGTGAAACCCACCCGCACAAACCATGCTACTCACCCTATGACACCGGTGAAACGCCCGGCACTGCAACACAATCCAAATAA
- a CDS encoding HD domain-containing protein — MKFLRRANRIINDPRYKECIQRNAACEQTRRFCRHDLQHMLDVARITYILVLEECTSGSGTVPGGHKDIYLLERLTGNELGTAQPATGVADLLGQAREIIYAAGLLHDMARWVEYETGEDHAVAGARMALEVLGRAAFNPAERKIITTAIREHRSGGPGASPLGQLICRADDLARPCSRCAARDDCYKIDRMETAGMLIY, encoded by the coding sequence GTGAAATTTTTGCGCCGGGCCAACAGGATTATCAATGACCCCAGGTATAAAGAATGTATCCAGCGTAACGCTGCGTGCGAGCAAACAAGACGTTTTTGCCGGCATGACCTGCAGCATATGCTGGATGTGGCCCGTATCACCTATATACTGGTGCTGGAGGAGTGTACATCCGGCTCCGGGACGGTGCCCGGTGGGCATAAGGACATATATTTATTGGAAAGGTTAACTGGTAATGAATTGGGAACTGCACAACCGGCTACCGGTGTGGCGGACCTGCTGGGACAAGCCAGGGAAATAATTTATGCTGCAGGCCTCTTGCATGATATGGCCCGCTGGGTGGAATACGAAACCGGCGAAGACCACGCCGTTGCCGGAGCCCGGATGGCCCTTGAAGTGCTGGGCCGTGCGGCATTTAATCCCGCTGAACGAAAAATAATAACCACTGCCATCCGGGAACACCGTTCCGGTGGTCCCGGAGCCAGCCCGCTGGGACAACTTATCTGCCGGGCCGATGACCTGGCTCGCCCCTGCAGCCGCTGTGCGGCCCGGGATGACTGCTACAAGATTGATCGTATGGAAACCGCCGGTATGCTTATTTATTAA
- a CDS encoding glycoside hydrolase, translating to MKNVYVILAFHAHELLWDLPETLLTYLDEKNPMKESFLDENYLKKRKKEGRDIYSLCSKLGDTLDAPMCVEYTNELLVQVKDVMPGSFANLKEDYGRGRLHPIYGHAHHAHNALLRPEEITQEIVWNRQYLHNCMQVPYPKYNGLFPPEDSLVYDKMEAIAKANIDYVIFPHLDENKTWFEMAGEGDYIYRPFIIRTARKNIIALPRNFPISQEIWRPITKMKRDEVKSQGYMLGDFPVFDNEYLHGEREEYPIDMDTGVGIYKEVLRRELERAPEGGLLLYVQDLELMDFGDIALEIMEKAWRQIIAESGDKYKVHFVTPDRYIDEVLAREGLDKLPEIKFNEISWAPEIRLVLRADGHYPPLGASGAGGYDTRKTGNYDHPLVFWENGKYYCGIFDTLLDNFGISTNIPANVEQLGETRYDLARQSLDSQAVLYLRLMKRACNWGWRPTEGRQKRPCLLGYLLAGILLDKLQQSPSYINLSRQYKEIASRNFVGLCETLKVFIDNRLNYLRYGLDQYAREKGKDLQAVYALFDPVEQWKEMALDRARQMFVVNRRGAAGLEDFLKLLREYSQGVYMATDYIQAIWSKSPDTEYLVDKMYHYLYKIYPPLFPAMLDKIDAMDEQDVEDYFLRREKPRGETTGVPFKLNRQGDQQELYMQ from the coding sequence ATGAAAAATGTATATGTAATACTGGCCTTTCATGCCCATGAACTGCTGTGGGATCTGCCGGAAACCCTGTTGACTTACCTGGACGAGAAAAACCCCATGAAGGAATCCTTTCTGGATGAAAACTACCTGAAAAAAAGGAAAAAAGAAGGGCGGGATATTTACTCCCTGTGCAGTAAACTGGGGGACACCCTCGATGCGCCAATGTGCGTGGAATATACCAACGAGCTTTTGGTACAGGTCAAAGACGTCATGCCCGGGTCATTTGCTAACTTAAAGGAGGATTACGGACGGGGCAGGCTGCACCCAATATACGGCCATGCCCATCATGCCCATAACGCACTGCTGCGCCCCGAAGAAATCACCCAGGAAATTGTCTGGAACCGGCAATACCTGCATAACTGTATGCAGGTGCCTTACCCCAAGTATAACGGGCTATTTCCGCCGGAGGATTCCCTGGTGTACGACAAGATGGAAGCCATAGCAAAGGCCAATATCGATTATGTTATATTCCCCCACCTGGATGAAAACAAGACCTGGTTTGAAATGGCAGGTGAAGGGGATTACATTTACCGGCCCTTTATAATCCGCACCGCCCGGAAGAATATTATTGCACTGCCCCGCAACTTCCCCATTTCCCAGGAGATTTGGCGGCCCATTACCAAAATGAAAAGGGATGAGGTAAAATCCCAGGGATACATGCTGGGGGATTTCCCGGTATTTGACAACGAGTACCTGCACGGGGAGCGGGAGGAATACCCCATCGACATGGACACCGGGGTGGGCATTTATAAAGAAGTGCTGCGCCGGGAACTGGAAAGGGCGCCCGAGGGTGGTTTGCTACTGTATGTCCAGGATTTGGAATTGATGGATTTTGGCGATATTGCCCTGGAGATAATGGAAAAGGCCTGGCGGCAAATAATAGCCGAGTCCGGCGACAAGTACAAAGTGCATTTTGTAACCCCCGACCGCTATATTGATGAGGTGCTGGCCCGGGAAGGATTGGACAAGCTTCCGGAAATCAAGTTTAACGAGATATCCTGGGCGCCGGAGATAAGGCTGGTGCTGCGGGCGGATGGTCATTACCCGCCCCTGGGGGCAAGCGGCGCCGGCGGTTATGACACTCGTAAAACCGGGAATTACGACCACCCGCTGGTTTTCTGGGAGAACGGTAAATACTACTGCGGTATATTTGATACTTTGCTGGACAACTTTGGCATATCTACAAATATCCCGGCTAACGTGGAGCAGTTGGGCGAAACCCGGTACGACCTGGCCCGGCAAAGCCTGGACAGCCAGGCGGTACTTTACTTGCGGTTGATGAAAAGAGCCTGTAACTGGGGTTGGCGGCCGACGGAGGGCAGGCAAAAGCGGCCCTGCCTGCTGGGGTATTTACTGGCGGGTATTTTACTGGATAAACTGCAGCAATCTCCATCTTATATAAATTTAAGCCGGCAATATAAAGAGATTGCTTCCCGCAACTTTGTGGGACTTTGTGAAACCCTGAAAGTGTTTATCGATAACCGCCTTAACTACCTGCGCTATGGTTTGGACCAATACGCCAGGGAAAAGGGGAAGGACTTGCAGGCAGTCTACGCCTTATTCGACCCGGTTGAACAATGGAAGGAGATGGCCCTGGACAGAGCCCGGCAGATGTTTGTTGTTAACCGGCGGGGGGCGGCGGGATTGGAGGATTTCCTAAAACTGCTGCGGGAGTATTCCCAGGGTGTATACATGGCCACGGATTATATCCAGGCCATCTGGTCCAAGAGCCCGGACACCGAATACCTGGTGGATAAAATGTACCATTACCTGTATAAAATTTACCCGCCCCTGTTTCCGGCCATGCTGGATAAAATCGATGCCATGGATGAACAGGATGTGGAAGATTACTTTTTGCGCCGTGAAAAGCCCCGCGGGGAAACAACGGGGGTGCCCTTTAAGCTGAACCGGCAAGGGGATCAACAGGAGCTTTATATGCAATAA
- a CDS encoding acetate--CoA ligase family protein yields MTQTAQQLIDELKPLFDPQSIALIGASTDFSKPNGRPLELLLKHGYRGRIYPVNPKYNEIAGIKCYSSLDEVPGEIDMAIIAVAAASVPGMLRACGVRGVRSAVVFSSGFAEVGTKGVALQQEIAAIAREYNIKMCGPNCLGLLNAANGVMATFATVPIHAGQVSSRLLGFITQSGAFGAVIYMLATQRGVGFNYFVSVGNEASLEFSDFLEYMLSDPETRVIGGYMEGAKDGAKLRRVAEKALQVGKPVILIKVGKSAVGARAASSHTGSLAGADRVYDAFFRQTGIIRIDSMEELVALVDLFAGGKLPAGNRVGIVSTSGGAGVLMADKCDELGLVVPEISPPNREHLESMLPGFASAQNPVDITGQIMNDPGLLKQCLETIVKDPGIHSILSFFALSGPRAEEMARDIVEVYNSTGKPMVMITWCSEGNESNVHAYKILKQAGIPIIEEPVQAVRALASLVQFSQTRQKRLNEAQSGPYRPAYDRDKARLLLQQHPFGERESKALLAHCGVPVAAGKTAATPEQALQAAREIGYPVVMKVDAPQIKHKTEAGAVRLNIASDEELVAAFAEITASARRYAPDAGVRGVLVEEMLPPGTEVIVGAVQDPVFGPTVMVGLGGIFVEALEDVAFRVAPITRQDARDMLAELKGGRILQGLRGRPAADIDALVDVLLKVSALAVDFKEEIVEIDINPLLVYPAGQGVRAADALLVKKNSDGI; encoded by the coding sequence TTGACACAAACAGCCCAACAGTTAATTGACGAATTAAAGCCGCTTTTTGATCCTCAATCCATTGCCCTGATCGGTGCCTCCACTGATTTTAGCAAACCCAATGGCCGTCCTTTGGAACTTCTATTAAAGCACGGTTACCGGGGGCGCATTTATCCCGTTAATCCCAAATATAACGAGATAGCCGGAATTAAATGTTATTCTTCCCTGGATGAAGTCCCCGGGGAGATAGATATGGCCATCATTGCGGTGGCGGCGGCCAGTGTACCAGGTATGTTACGGGCCTGTGGTGTCAGGGGGGTGCGCTCGGCAGTGGTTTTCAGCTCCGGTTTTGCCGAAGTGGGAACTAAAGGGGTAGCGCTGCAGCAGGAAATTGCAGCCATTGCCCGGGAATATAATATCAAAATGTGCGGCCCCAACTGCCTGGGTTTGCTTAATGCCGCCAACGGAGTGATGGCCACCTTTGCCACGGTGCCCATACATGCGGGGCAGGTATCTTCGCGGCTGCTGGGGTTTATCACCCAGAGCGGGGCCTTCGGTGCCGTCATTTATATGCTGGCCACCCAGCGGGGCGTTGGTTTTAATTATTTTGTCAGTGTCGGCAATGAGGCCAGCCTGGAGTTCAGCGATTTTTTGGAATACATGTTATCGGATCCGGAAACCAGGGTAATTGGCGGCTATATGGAAGGGGCCAAGGATGGCGCCAAACTGCGCCGGGTTGCCGAGAAAGCCCTGCAGGTGGGCAAGCCCGTTATATTGATTAAAGTGGGCAAATCCGCTGTGGGTGCCAGGGCCGCCAGTTCCCATACCGGGTCGCTGGCCGGTGCGGACCGGGTTTACGATGCCTTTTTCCGCCAGACCGGTATTATACGCATTGACAGTATGGAAGAATTGGTGGCCCTGGTGGACCTTTTTGCCGGTGGTAAACTGCCTGCAGGTAACCGGGTGGGTATAGTAAGCACCTCGGGTGGGGCCGGGGTGCTGATGGCGGATAAATGTGATGAATTGGGGCTGGTGGTGCCGGAAATATCGCCCCCAAACCGGGAGCATCTGGAAAGTATGCTGCCGGGGTTTGCCTCGGCGCAAAATCCCGTGGATATCACCGGGCAAATAATGAATGACCCGGGATTGCTAAAACAGTGTCTGGAAACAATAGTTAAGGACCCCGGGATACATTCTATACTATCCTTTTTTGCCCTGTCCGGCCCCCGGGCCGAAGAAATGGCCCGTGATATCGTCGAGGTATATAATAGCACCGGTAAACCCATGGTTATGATCACCTGGTGTTCCGAGGGCAATGAATCCAACGTGCATGCCTATAAAATATTAAAACAGGCCGGAATACCCATCATAGAGGAACCCGTGCAGGCGGTGCGGGCACTGGCTTCGCTGGTACAATTCTCCCAAACCCGGCAAAAACGACTGAATGAGGCTCAGTCCGGGCCATACCGGCCGGCCTATGACCGGGATAAAGCGAGGCTGTTGCTGCAACAGCACCCCTTTGGGGAGCGGGAGTCCAAGGCCCTGCTGGCCCACTGCGGTGTTCCGGTGGCCGCGGGGAAAACTGCGGCCACCCCGGAACAGGCCCTGCAAGCAGCCCGGGAGATAGGCTATCCGGTGGTTATGAAGGTGGACGCGCCGCAAATCAAGCATAAAACAGAGGCCGGGGCCGTCCGGTTAAATATTGCTTCGGACGAGGAATTAGTGGCCGCCTTTGCTGAAATAACGGCCAGTGCCCGGCGCTATGCCCCGGATGCCGGGGTGCGGGGCGTGCTGGTGGAGGAAATGCTGCCGCCGGGCACCGAAGTGATTGTGGGCGCGGTGCAGGACCCGGTTTTCGGCCCCACGGTAATGGTGGGTCTGGGAGGGATATTTGTGGAGGCGCTGGAAGATGTGGCTTTCCGGGTAGCCCCCATCACCCGGCAGGACGCCCGGGATATGCTGGCCGAGCTCAAGGGCGGGCGTATCTTACAGGGTCTCAGGGGACGCCCGGCGGCCGACATTGATGCCCTGGTGGATGTGTTGCTCAAAGTATCGGCCCTGGCTGTGGATTTTAAAGAAGAAATAGTGGAGATCGATATCAACCCCCTGCTGGTGTACCCCGCGGGACAGGGTGTCCGGGCCGCGGACGCGCTACTGGTTAAGAAGAACAGTGACGGCATTTAA
- the folK gene encoding 2-amino-4-hydroxy-6-hydroxymethyldihydropteridine diphosphokinase, translating into MSGQYGRKTLPGKQTVQCYIGLGSNMGDSRATIAEALERLSELPGVVVEAVAPLYRTAPVGYADQDYFLNTVARVNTTLTPRQLLAGLQQIENDLGRVRVIRWGPRTIDLDILLYGQQTINEPDLQVPHPRMGQRAFVMVPLADLNPEIAVDGERARVLARRLAGEQEITRLD; encoded by the coding sequence GTGAGTGGACAGTATGGTAGGAAAACATTGCCGGGTAAACAGACAGTGCAGTGCTACATTGGCCTGGGCTCCAATATGGGGGACAGCCGGGCCACCATTGCCGAGGCGCTGGAGCGCTTAAGCGAATTGCCGGGTGTGGTGGTGGAAGCCGTAGCCCCCCTTTATCGTACCGCCCCGGTGGGCTATGCAGACCAGGACTACTTTTTAAATACGGTGGCCAGGGTCAATACCACTTTGACTCCCCGGCAGCTTCTGGCCGGCCTGCAGCAAATTGAGAACGACCTGGGCCGGGTGCGGGTGATTCGCTGGGGTCCCCGCACCATTGACCTGGATATTTTGCTTTATGGCCAGCAAACCATTAACGAACCCGATCTGCAGGTGCCCCATCCCCGGATGGGCCAGCGCGCCTTTGTTATGGTACCCCTGGCCGACTTAAACCCGGAAATTGCGGTTGACGGGGAAAGGGCGCGGGTACTGGCCAGGCGCCTGGCCGGGGAACAGGAGATTACCAGGCTGGATTAA
- a CDS encoding alpha-amylase family glycosyl hydrolase produces the protein MHHKVRIHYDNKNGFLEPVMWVWVSDGATLEREVEPSGTDDFGVYFDLSYNRSSFHFIFKDGKGEDVPWEEEKFNRSFHAHLGREIWSMANRHNIYNVRPAEPVGNIKDYYRRISHLVPRGNFYLPDTDVSGLGVTSMLGANLLTDGTVNFGFFHPYAARVYLVGNFNDWQCPGHPTPRPDKFIAMELYNGYYYQPNIWLARINPETDSPIEYKFYIQGGTVENERYVTDPYTRLFSDDYKYRNAVVVDPTKFEWTDGDWKTPDIKDLILYELNIYGFTDNDPEIPEDIQGTFKGVTKRIKDGYFNKLGVTALALMPTAEVPVKRGLGYEPCTFMAVEKDFGTPDDFREMVNEAHRHGLAVIMDQVFNHTSNDFNPLWNLIDDGSGDGGFYFAGKTMWGNKVATGKDEVDNMLIDSCKLFIKEYHIDGFRFDATHSYFLNHKLLHRLAHEIKDKGFKPDCIMIAENLPNEKDLNIEGYNGYAQWSNLFHDKVKALLREGVFEGVGNGTDHLGSMIYFSKDRFAAHTNNVINYCESHDENSVQYEVATGGKHLQEPKIKERKARLGLMTTMVALGQPMIYMGQEYGVERERNRIKVSWSKYAGDNNSFYRWARALINLRKRYEALRISGYNPIEEGKFSWLVGPWMDSNRGGHKRVVGWKVKNDKDPAEQILVMLNFEGHDVPLHVPFGPGRWVKLGDIDHINDLPPYGNKDPRDPDSIIIDDNGQAQHFVLPPYSGFIYKYQPA, from the coding sequence ATGCACCATAAGGTTAGGATTCATTACGACAATAAAAACGGGTTTTTGGAACCGGTGATGTGGGTATGGGTAAGTGACGGGGCTACCCTGGAAAGGGAAGTGGAACCCAGCGGCACGGATGATTTCGGTGTTTATTTCGACCTGTCCTATAACCGCAGCAGTTTTCACTTTATATTCAAAGATGGTAAAGGTGAGGACGTGCCCTGGGAAGAGGAAAAATTCAACCGGTCATTTCACGCCCATCTGGGGCGCGAAATCTGGTCCATGGCGAACAGGCACAATATCTATAATGTTCGCCCGGCGGAGCCCGTGGGTAATATCAAAGATTATTATCGACGGATCAGCCACCTGGTGCCCCGGGGAAATTTTTACCTCCCCGATACCGATGTTTCCGGTCTTGGTGTGACCTCCATGCTGGGAGCGAATTTATTAACCGACGGCACGGTAAATTTCGGCTTCTTCCACCCCTATGCCGCCCGGGTTTACCTGGTGGGAAATTTTAATGACTGGCAGTGCCCGGGACACCCCACGCCCCGGCCTGATAAATTCATTGCCATGGAGCTTTATAACGGTTATTACTACCAGCCCAACATCTGGCTGGCCAGGATAAACCCCGAAACAGACTCCCCCATCGAGTATAAATTCTATATCCAGGGCGGTACTGTCGAAAATGAACGATATGTAACCGACCCCTACACCAGGTTGTTCAGCGATGATTATAAATATCGCAATGCCGTGGTGGTGGACCCGACCAAATTCGAGTGGACCGATGGAGACTGGAAAACTCCGGATATCAAGGATTTGATCCTTTATGAATTAAATATTTACGGCTTTACCGATAACGACCCCGAAATACCCGAAGATATCCAGGGCACCTTCAAAGGGGTTACCAAGCGTATCAAGGACGGTTATTTTAATAAACTGGGCGTAACCGCCCTGGCGTTAATGCCCACGGCGGAAGTACCCGTGAAGCGGGGGCTGGGTTACGAGCCCTGCACCTTTATGGCCGTGGAAAAGGACTTCGGCACCCCGGATGACTTCCGGGAAATGGTCAATGAAGCCCACCGGCACGGCCTGGCTGTGATAATGGACCAGGTGTTCAACCATACCTCCAACGATTTCAACCCTCTATGGAACCTCATTGACGACGGCTCCGGCGACGGCGGTTTTTATTTTGCGGGCAAGACCATGTGGGGTAATAAAGTGGCCACGGGAAAAGACGAAGTGGATAACATGCTTATTGATTCCTGCAAATTGTTTATCAAGGAATACCATATTGACGGTTTCCGGTTTGACGCTACCCACAGTTACTTTTTAAACCATAAACTACTTCACCGGCTGGCCCATGAAATCAAAGACAAGGGTTTTAAACCCGATTGTATTATGATTGCCGAGAATTTGCCCAATGAAAAGGACCTGAATATTGAAGGCTACAACGGTTATGCCCAGTGGTCCAACCTTTTTCACGACAAAGTAAAGGCCCTGCTGCGGGAAGGGGTATTCGAAGGGGTGGGCAATGGTACGGATCACCTGGGCAGCATGATTTATTTCAGTAAAGACAGGTTTGCCGCCCATACCAACAATGTGATCAATTACTGCGAGAGCCATGACGAGAACAGCGTGCAATATGAAGTGGCCACAGGCGGGAAGCATTTACAGGAACCCAAAATTAAAGAAAGAAAGGCCCGCCTGGGGTTGATGACCACCATGGTGGCACTGGGGCAGCCCATGATCTATATGGGCCAGGAATACGGTGTGGAAAGGGAAAGAAACCGGATCAAGGTAAGCTGGAGTAAATATGCCGGTGACAACAATAGCTTTTACCGGTGGGCCCGGGCGCTGATCAACCTGCGCAAGAGATATGAAGCACTGAGGATCAGCGGGTATAACCCCATCGAAGAGGGTAAATTCAGCTGGCTGGTGGGTCCCTGGATGGATAGCAACAGGGGCGGCCATAAAAGGGTGGTGGGTTGGAAGGTAAAGAACGACAAGGACCCGGCGGAGCAAATACTGGTTATGCTTAATTTTGAAGGCCACGATGTTCCCTTGCATGTGCCCTTTGGCCCGGGCCGGTGGGTCAAACTGGGTGACATCGATCATATCAATGACCTGCCGCCTTACGGCAACAAGGACCCCCGGGACCCGGACAGTATCATAATTGACGACAACGGGCAGGCACAGCATTTTGTGCTGCCCCCTTATAGCGGGTTTATTTATAAATACCAGCCGGCCTGA
- the folP gene encoding dihydropteroate synthase: protein MSRKGLLEEFNKIGTDPAGGAVMAPKALHRLVKIYDLTPRQANIIKQEMLGKGGDAAVARGVVDASVEKTDVLLMGTEKQYRALIKKLRMQPFKLADLAGELEELLKNLGRRPPRELDCRGKKLPLGERTLVMGILNVTPDSFSDGGRYNNVEAAVARAHRMVEEGADIIDLGGESTRPGHKPVSVEEELERVIPVLEILVREIDVPISIDTTKAPVAQRALEVGAHMINDQWSLRADPDMASVVARYRVPLVMMHNQHHTVYRDLIGDMVQFFRESIAMAEEAGIPRENIIIDPGIGLGKDFEQNLELMRRLRELGCLGLPVLLGTSRKSMIGKVLDLPADQRVEGTAATVALGIAHGADIVRVHDVKEMVRVARMTDAMVRR from the coding sequence ATGAGCCGGAAAGGGCTACTTGAAGAGTTCAACAAAATCGGTACCGACCCGGCCGGCGGCGCGGTGATGGCGCCCAAGGCACTGCACCGGCTGGTAAAAATATATGACTTGACACCCAGGCAGGCCAATATAATTAAACAGGAAATGCTGGGCAAGGGCGGTGATGCGGCCGTAGCCCGGGGAGTGGTGGACGCCTCGGTGGAAAAGACCGATGTGCTGCTGATGGGCACTGAAAAACAGTACCGGGCGCTGATTAAAAAATTGCGCATGCAGCCCTTTAAACTGGCCGACCTGGCCGGTGAGCTGGAAGAACTCTTGAAGAACCTGGGGAGGCGTCCTCCCCGGGAGCTTGACTGCCGGGGTAAAAAGCTGCCCCTGGGGGAACGGACGCTGGTGATGGGTATTTTAAATGTTACCCCTGATTCCTTCTCGGACGGTGGCAGGTATAATAACGTTGAGGCTGCTGTTGCCCGCGCCCACCGCATGGTGGAGGAAGGGGCGGATATCATAGACCTGGGGGGTGAATCCACCAGACCCGGCCATAAACCGGTAAGCGTGGAAGAAGAACTGGAGCGGGTGATACCCGTGCTGGAGATACTGGTGCGGGAAATCGACGTGCCCATCAGTATAGATACCACCAAGGCTCCGGTGGCCCAGCGTGCCCTGGAGGTGGGGGCCCACATGATCAACGACCAGTGGTCGCTGCGGGCCGACCCGGACATGGCCTCGGTGGTGGCCCGGTACCGGGTGCCCCTGGTGATGATGCACAACCAGCACCACACGGTGTACCGCGACTTGATTGGTGATATGGTGCAGTTTTTCCGGGAGAGCATCGCCATGGCGGAAGAGGCCGGTATCCCTCGGGAAAACATAATCATTGACCCGGGTATCGGGTTGGGTAAGGATTTTGAACAAAACCTGGAGCTAATGCGCCGCCTGCGGGAGCTGGGCTGTTTGGGGCTACCGGTGCTGCTGGGTACTTCCCGCAAATCCATGATCGGCAAAGTGCTGGACCTTCCCGCCGACCAGCGGGTGGAGGGCACTGCCGCCACCGTGGCCCTGGGCATTGCCCACGGGGCCGATATCGTCCGGGTGCACGACGTCAAGGAAATGGTTCGGGTGGCCCGCATGACCGATGCCATGGTCCGGCGGTAG